The following proteins come from a genomic window of Coregonus clupeaformis isolate EN_2021a chromosome 2, ASM2061545v1, whole genome shotgun sequence:
- the LOC121543755 gene encoding LOW QUALITY PROTEIN: protein JTB-like (The sequence of the model RefSeq protein was modified relative to this genomic sequence to represent the inferred CDS: inserted 2 bases in 1 codon), with amino-acid sequence MSLFAEISTTSLHCWQEEEFSILTXCARCNPFQMKSWAPCDRTGFIVKINCAKSNKVEYKSCRSSRMEESLFWRFEGIMMCLTVVLVLVVIARQRTLDHLASEKVRRQILSI; translated from the exons ATGTCTTTATTTGCAGAGATAAGCACAACATCCCTTCATTGCTGGCAAGAGGAGGAGTTTTCGATTTTGAC GTGTGCACGGTGCAACCCCTTTCAGATG AAATCATGGGCACCATGTGACAGAACTGGATTCATAGTAAAGATCAACTGTGCAAAGTCCAACAAAGTTGAATACAAGAG CTGCCGATCCTCTCGGATGGAGGAGAGCCTATTCTGGAGGTTTGAGGGGATCATGATGTGCCTGACGGTAGTCTTGGTCCTGGTGGTTATAGCTCGTCAGAGAACCCTGGACCACCTGGCCTCTGAAAAGGTCCGCAGGCAGATCCTATCCATATAG